The DNA region CAATTCAGTGGTGCCAGCGCCATCTACTGGGCACTTCAAATCATTTGCTGACACTTCAAAGCCTCCCAATACAGCCGattttaaagagaatgataaggGCCAGTTACCAGCACCAAGACCTTTGAAAGCTCAGGCCACAAGTGTAATTCGTCATACAGCTGATGCCCAATTGTGCAATCACAGAACCTGCCCTGTGAAAGCAGCTAGTATGCTAAAATATCAggacaatgtttttaaaagaagaactcACCCAAGTGTTGAGACTACAAGGAAAAATGTACCCTGTGCAGCTGTGTCACCAAACAGATCGAAATGTGAAAGCAACACAGTGACACATATGGAAGAAAAAGCAGGTGCTGCTCTTAGTGACTTTTCAGTACCTTCTTCAGAGACTGTCATCTGTAACCCTCAGCTACTTCCTGTTTCCCCAAAACAAAAGTCAGTGTTGGTCTCTCCACGTACTGCATCAGCAAGTGGAGTTCCACCCGTGCCAGTCATTTGCCAGATGGTTCCACAGATGGTCCCCCTCCCTACAAACAACCCTGTTGTAACGGCAGTCGTCCCCAACACTCCACCTAGTCAACAGCCAGCCCTTTGCCAGCCTGTTGTGTTCATGGGAACACAAGTGCCTAAAGGTGCTGTCATGTTTGTCGTGCCACAGTCTGTGGTCCAGAACCCCAAACCTCCAGTGATGAGCCCAAATGGCACCAGACTATCTCCCATTGCTCCTGCTCCAGGTTTTGCCCCTTCTACGACAAAAGTTGCAGCGCAGATTGACTCGTTGAGAATAAGAAGTCACATTTGCAGTCATCCAGGATGTGGAAAGACTTATTTTAAAAGTTCCCACTTAAAAGCCCACATGAGGACACATACAGGTATTGATCATTTTGTGTCTTGGGTATTTagacaaaaatttttaattacGGTACTGTTGACTGTTGACAAACACATTTCTAACCATGTTGTAATAGTATGGTAAGCATAGCGAGAGTCTACAGAAAATTTTATCTTTGAACTATAGGCATGATTTGAAAAGCTGATATCTTAGCCTGGGGCCACTTACGCGGGGGCAGCGGCTGGCAGTTTTACATGTCAGATGTGATGTGATTAGATAATCCAGAAGCTCAGCATGAGTAACGTTATTGATAGCATTCCTTTTTGAGTGGCTTAGAAAGCATCCAACCTCATTTTCATGGAGTATTTTACCGTACCAGCAGATTTAATAGATGATATGGGAAGATACAGAGACTACCTTCATTCACTGCTCCagttttttattatgaattatcTGTTTTTGTTTCAGGAGAAAAACCTTTTAGCTGTAGCTGGAAAGGTTGTGAGAGGAAGTTTGCCCGCTCAGATGAACTCTCCCGACATCGAAGAACACACACAGGCGAGAAGAAGTTTGCCTGTCCGATGTGTGATCGGCGGTTTATGAGGAGTGACCATTTGACCAAACATGCCCGCCGCCATTTGTCCGCTAAGAAGCTCCCAAACTGGCAGATGGAAGTGAGCAAATTAAGTGACATCGCTTCCCCCCCAGCACCTGCTACCACACAGTGAAGTCATGGTACCTGAAGACAACATTGGAATGAACCTTGGTCACAGCCACAATCCGCCATGATGTAGAAGTGCTTCCACCCCGGTTCCGGGATGCTTTGGTGCCCACTGGGGGTGGGACTGCAGTGGCTTCTGGGGCAAAGGCCCACTCTGGGTTAGAGATGACAAGAAGCAGAGACACAGGCAGAGAGGGGGGCCAGTCACTAACAGAATGGCAGATTTCATTTGCACatgaggaagaagagtctttAATACTTTGGAAGGTCTCAGATCAGGAAAAAACAGGCAGCACAGGTTTTGAATTGGTGTGCATCATTTGTTAGCACATTTGCTCTTACTTGAGACCCATTCAATGGGATCCTTTTGAAATACTTTGTGGTTTCAAGAGAGTATAGACAGGAGAGAAACATGGTACTGAAGTAGACGTGTGATGTTGGTTTGCGTTGATTACTACAAATATTGTCATCTTTTCCTAGCTGAGTAATTATCtggtttctttgtatctctatacTTAATGAATGCAGTTGTCAACTATTAACTAGTATTGGCAGTTTTCCACAATTGTTCATATTTGGAATGAAGCAAAACAAGCCGTTTGTGGCTGGAGAGgaccaacaaaattggaatcctCATAAATTTAATTACTTTAATATATAGCTCCActtgttttttacttttcattttcagtCACGAAGTTAAAACATGACTATTTAAGCATCCCATGATGCTTTAAACTTTTAGTTTGCCTGCAGTTTCTGGTGTAGATTTGAAAATTGTATACCAACGTGTTTTCTATAAACTCTGAGATACACTGCactttgtttaaaaatatctGAAGATTAAAAAATCTTGCAGTTTTAAGAAGGGACATCAAGAATAAGTTACTCTTTGAAAGATGGTTCTATTATAGGTAAATTATCCTTATATAATAAGGATATAATGTGTGCTGTATTGAACTAGAAAGTTAGTGGGGGGGTTATTGGTTTTTTAAGTTCGCAAGGACAATTAAAAAGTCGGTCCCATTTTAGGAATTTTTAGAGTAGAGGGGAGGTAGGAATAATTAGTACGTAACTTTCATTAACAGTATTTCTATTCTATCCTGTCGTATCGTGGATGTTATACACAGTAGAGCAAAATGAACTGTTTGGCATATACAAtgaaattttcattatattgttccttcatttaacatttttctgtGTATCAGGTTTAGTTTTTAAACATTCAGGTAAAGGCCAAAAAGCAATATTACCTCCTcaaattttttcttaatatacAATTTAAAAACTTGGCCCTGTGGGAAACATTATAGAGAAGTTTCGTTGTAGTGTCAAAAGGATTCTTGTGactactttaagatttgcacagTATTTCTTATGTTGTACTTTATATCTTGTTTACAATAAATAATTTCCTTTGCTATACGGACTGTTGATTGGTTTGCTTAAAGCATTTCTCTAAGCTCCTGATATCTCCCGATTATGAAGTCTTTGTGAAATCTGACTTCTCTAAATGACCCACATTCACATTTGGAATTGCATGAATGATAGACTATATCATTAGTATGCTTAAGCCACATTGATTTGAAAACGTGTCTCTGTATACATATGTGAGACTATGTGGATGTCTAATAGAGCTGGTGTTGGGGCAAGATAGGAGCTTGTCCAAAGGTAGCaataaaataaatctgaaaacaCAGATACAGTTCATTATTTGTTTCAAGTATATCTATGacctttcaattcaacaaattcatattaagcacttaaaacTATATGTTGAGACTTGGCCACATTCTATGGATATGGAGAGGGAAAGCAATCCCTGCCCACAATGAGTTTATATCCTACTGGGTATAGGCTTGGGTAAAAGATAAATTattttggacatcttgagttGCCTATGGTgcatcctttttttttgaggggggaaggcaa from Trichosurus vulpecula isolate mTriVul1 chromosome 1, mTriVul1.pri, whole genome shotgun sequence includes:
- the KLF10 gene encoding Krueppel-like factor 10 isoform X1, which translates into the protein MLNFGSSLQQPSAERIEMIFEKPKEGRCSWNHTTEKSDFEAVEALMSMSCSWKSDFKKYTEIRPITPASDVSEETEEGLLPGTADFHAIPAFCLTPPYSPSDFEASQIPNSVVPAPSTGHFKSFADTSKPPNTADFKENDKGQLPAPRPLKAQATSVIRHTADAQLCNHRTCPVKAASMLKYQDNVFKRRTHPSVETTRKNVPCAAVSPNRSKCESNTVTHMEEKAGAALSDFSVPSSETVICNPQLLPVSPKQKSVLVSPRTASASGVPPVPVICQMVPQMVPLPTNNPVVTAVVPNTPPSQQPALCQPVVFMGTQVPKGAVMFVVPQSVVQNPKPPVMSPNGTRLSPIAPAPGFAPSTTKVAAQIDSLRIRSHICSHPGCGKTYFKSSHLKAHMRTHTGEKPFSCSWKGCERKFARSDELSRHRRTHTGEKKFACPMCDRRFMRSDHLTKHARRHLSAKKLPNWQMEVSKLSDIASPPAPATTQ
- the KLF10 gene encoding Krueppel-like factor 10 isoform X2 — translated: MIFEKPKEGRCSWNHTTEKSDFEAVEALMSMSCSWKSDFKKYTEIRPITPASDVSEETEEGLLPGTADFHAIPAFCLTPPYSPSDFEASQIPNSVVPAPSTGHFKSFADTSKPPNTADFKENDKGQLPAPRPLKAQATSVIRHTADAQLCNHRTCPVKAASMLKYQDNVFKRRTHPSVETTRKNVPCAAVSPNRSKCESNTVTHMEEKAGAALSDFSVPSSETVICNPQLLPVSPKQKSVLVSPRTASASGVPPVPVICQMVPQMVPLPTNNPVVTAVVPNTPPSQQPALCQPVVFMGTQVPKGAVMFVVPQSVVQNPKPPVMSPNGTRLSPIAPAPGFAPSTTKVAAQIDSLRIRSHICSHPGCGKTYFKSSHLKAHMRTHTGEKPFSCSWKGCERKFARSDELSRHRRTHTGEKKFACPMCDRRFMRSDHLTKHARRHLSAKKLPNWQMEVSKLSDIASPPAPATTQ